The Oncorhynchus nerka isolate Pitt River linkage group LG12, Oner_Uvic_2.0, whole genome shotgun sequence genome includes a region encoding these proteins:
- the LOC115138573 gene encoding hypoxia-inducible factor 1-alpha isoform X6: protein MRLAISYLHMRKLLSTEDKAVEKEQEESEMDSQLNGSYLKALEGFLMVLSKDGDMIYLSENVNKCLGLAQFDLTGLSVFEYTHPCDHEELREILVHRTGTSKKSKGPNTERSFFLRMKCTLTSRGRTVNVKSSTWKVLHCSGHVRVHEAPTEQSPIGHKEPPVSYLVLVCDPIPHPSNIEAPLDTKTFLSRHTLDMKFTYCDERITELMGYDPEDLINRSVYEYYHALDADYLTKTHHNLFVKGQVSTGQYRMLAKIGGFVWVETQATVIYNNKNSQPQCVVSVNFVLSGIEEEKMVLSLEQTEDMRSVKKELVEEEEDEGSEAEVSPVLLKEEKVDVIKLFTQAMEAQPLASLYDRLKEEPEALTLLAPAAGDTIISLDFGSPDSDILLKEVPLYNDVMLPSTSDKLALPHSMLPPNEQPLIPSASVDTKAGPDSFSTPGSHSSTEPDSPLNFCFPMDSDISAALKLDLVERLFAIDTEPKTPFTSQGMEDLDLEMLAPYIPMDDDFQLRTLSPEEPPLCGPAQPPESSPLCSPLHLTQDVHSYTDSPFSAPRSRTASPAPELAASPCPASLLTMRAPQMDREMSLRTLATQNSQRKRKLSLSQAVGIVNGALYQDPPGPGKQLKVSELGSSEAPSNKTILLLPTDLASCLLGISSEGSGSPFTLPQLTRYDCEVNAPVVGRQHLLQGEDLLCALDQVI from the exons AAGATAAGGCAgtagagaaggagcaggaggagagtgAGATGGACTCCCAGCTGAATGGCTCCTATCTGAAGGCTTTGGAGGGCTTCCTCATGGTGCTGTCTAAAGACGGGGACATGATTTATCTCTCTGAAAATGTCAACAAGTGCTTGGGTCTGGCACAG TTTGACCTGACAGGACTTAGTGTGTTTGAGTACACACACCCCTGTGACCACGAGGAGCTAAGGGAGATCCTGGTACACAGAACAG GGACCTCTAAAAAGTCCAAGGGACCAAACACAGAGCGCAGCTTCTTCCTGCGGATGAAATGTaccctcaccagcagggggcgcaCTGTCAATGTCAAATCATCCACTTGGAAGGTTCTCCACTGCTCAGGCCATGTGCGAGTCCATGAAGCCCCAACTGAGCAGAGCCCCATTGGGCACAAGGAGCCGCCCGTCTCCTACCTGGTGCTAGTCTGTGACCCCATCCCCCACCCCTCCAACATCGAGGCGCCATTGGACACCAAGACCTTCCTCAGCCGCCACACACTGGACATGAAGTTCACCTATTGTGACGAGAG gatcactgAGCTGATGGGCTATGATCCAGAGGACCTGATAAATCGCTCTGTGTATGAGTACTACCATGCCTTGGACGCAGACTACCTCACTAAGACCCATCACAACT TGTTTGTTAAGGGCCAGGTGAGCACAGGCCAGTACCGCATGCTGGCTAAGATAGGTGGCTTTGTGTGGGTGGAGACTCAGGCCACTGTTATCTACAACAACAAGAACTCCCAGCcccagtgtgttgtctctgtcaacTTTGTGCTCAG TGGCATtgaggaggagaagatggtgcTGTCTCTAGAGCAGACTGAGGACATGAGGTCTGTAAAGAAGGAgctggtggaggaggaagaggacgaggGCTCAGAGGCAGAGGTGTCCCCTGTGCTCCtgaaggaggagaaggtggatgTGATTAAGCTGTTCACCCAGGCAATGGAGGCCCAGCCGCTGGCGAGCCTGTATGACAGATTGAAGGAGGAACCAGAGGCCCTCACCCTTCTGGCCCCGGCCGCAGGGGACACCATCATCTCCCTGGACTTCGGCAGCCCCG ACTCTGACATCCTGCTGAAGGAGGTGCCTCTCTACAACGATGTGATGCTGCCCTCCACCAGTGACAAGCTGGCCCTGCCTCACTCTATGCTGCCCCCCAATGAGCAGCCCCTGATCCCCAGTGCCTCAGTGGACACCAAGGCAGGTCCAGACTCCTTCAGCACCCCAGGCAGCCACAGCTCAACTGAG CCTGACAGCCCGCTGAACTTCTGTTTTCCAATGGACTCTGACATCAGTGCTGCGCTGAAACTGGACCTGGTGGAAAGACTGTTTGCCATCGACACAGAACCCAAGACACCTTTCACCTCACAG GGCATGGAGGATCTGGACCTGGAGATGTTGGCTCCATACATCCCCATGGATGATGACTTCCAGCTGCGCACCCTGTCCCCAGAGGAGCCCCCATTGTGTGGCCCAGCCCAGCCCCCGGAGAGCTCTCCTCTGTGCTCTCCTCTGCACCTCACCCAGGATGTCCACAGCTACACGGATTCCCCCTTTAGTGCCCCAAGAAGCCGGACAGCTTCCCCAGCCCCGGAGCTGGCAGCTAGCCCTTGCCCTGCCTCCTTACTCACCATGAG GGCGCctcagatggacagagagatgtcCCTCAGGACACTGGCCACCCAGAACTCACAGCGCAAGAGAAAGTTGTCTCTGTCTCAGGCTGTCGGAATAGTAAAT GGGGCATTGTACCAGGACCCTCCTGGGCCAGGTAAACAGCTCAAGGTGTCTGAGCTGGGCAGCTCTGAGGCTCCCTCCAACAAGACCATACTGCTCCTACCTACAG ACCTGGCAAGCTGCCTGCTTGGCATCTCCTCGGAGGGCAGCGGCTCACCCTTCACCCTTCCACAGCTGACCCGGTATGACTGTGAGGTTAATGCCCCCGTGGTGGGTCGCCAGCACCTGCTGCAGGGCGAGGATCTGCTGTGTGCCCTGGACCAAGTCATCTGA
- the LOC115138573 gene encoding hypoxia-inducible factor 1-alpha isoform X5: MNTVVPEKKSRVSSERRKEKSRDAARYRRGKESEVFYELAQELPLPHGVTSNLDKASIMRLAISYLHMRKLLSTEDKAVEKEQEESEMDSQLNGSYLKALEGFLMVLSKDGDMIYLSENVNKCLGLAQFDLTGLSVFEYTHPCDHEELREILVHRTGTSKKSKGPNTERSFFLRMKCTLTSRGRTVNVKSSTWKVLHCSGHVRVHEAPTEQSPIGHKEPPVSYLVLVCDPIPHPSNIEAPLDTKTFLSRHTLDMKFTYCDERITELMGYDPEDLINRSVYEYYHALDADYLTKTHHNLFVKGQVSTGQYRMLAKIGGFVWVETQATVIYNNKNSQPQCVVSVNFVLSGIEEEKMVLSLEQTEDMRSVKKELVEEEEDEGSEAEVSPVLLKEEKVDVIKLFTQAMEAQPLASLYDRLKEEPEALTLLAPAAGDTIISLDFGSPDSDILLKEVPLYNDVMLPSTSDKLALPHSMLPPNEQPLIPSASVDTKPDSPLNFCFPMDSDISAALKLDLVERLFAIDTEPKTPFTSQGMEDLDLEMLAPYIPMDDDFQLRTLSPEEPPLCGPAQPPESSPLCSPLHLTQDVHSYTDSPFSAPRSRTASPAPELAASPCPASLLTMRAPQMDREMSLRTLATQNSQRKRKLSLSQAVGIVNGALYQDPPGPGKQLKVSELGSSEAPSNKTILLLPTDLASCLLGISSEGSGSPFTLPQLTRYDCEVNAPVVGRQHLLQGEDLLCALDQVI, translated from the exons AAGATAAGGCAgtagagaaggagcaggaggagagtgAGATGGACTCCCAGCTGAATGGCTCCTATCTGAAGGCTTTGGAGGGCTTCCTCATGGTGCTGTCTAAAGACGGGGACATGATTTATCTCTCTGAAAATGTCAACAAGTGCTTGGGTCTGGCACAG TTTGACCTGACAGGACTTAGTGTGTTTGAGTACACACACCCCTGTGACCACGAGGAGCTAAGGGAGATCCTGGTACACAGAACAG GGACCTCTAAAAAGTCCAAGGGACCAAACACAGAGCGCAGCTTCTTCCTGCGGATGAAATGTaccctcaccagcagggggcgcaCTGTCAATGTCAAATCATCCACTTGGAAGGTTCTCCACTGCTCAGGCCATGTGCGAGTCCATGAAGCCCCAACTGAGCAGAGCCCCATTGGGCACAAGGAGCCGCCCGTCTCCTACCTGGTGCTAGTCTGTGACCCCATCCCCCACCCCTCCAACATCGAGGCGCCATTGGACACCAAGACCTTCCTCAGCCGCCACACACTGGACATGAAGTTCACCTATTGTGACGAGAG gatcactgAGCTGATGGGCTATGATCCAGAGGACCTGATAAATCGCTCTGTGTATGAGTACTACCATGCCTTGGACGCAGACTACCTCACTAAGACCCATCACAACT TGTTTGTTAAGGGCCAGGTGAGCACAGGCCAGTACCGCATGCTGGCTAAGATAGGTGGCTTTGTGTGGGTGGAGACTCAGGCCACTGTTATCTACAACAACAAGAACTCCCAGCcccagtgtgttgtctctgtcaacTTTGTGCTCAG TGGCATtgaggaggagaagatggtgcTGTCTCTAGAGCAGACTGAGGACATGAGGTCTGTAAAGAAGGAgctggtggaggaggaagaggacgaggGCTCAGAGGCAGAGGTGTCCCCTGTGCTCCtgaaggaggagaaggtggatgTGATTAAGCTGTTCACCCAGGCAATGGAGGCCCAGCCGCTGGCGAGCCTGTATGACAGATTGAAGGAGGAACCAGAGGCCCTCACCCTTCTGGCCCCGGCCGCAGGGGACACCATCATCTCCCTGGACTTCGGCAGCCCCG ACTCTGACATCCTGCTGAAGGAGGTGCCTCTCTACAACGATGTGATGCTGCCCTCCACCAGTGACAAGCTGGCCCTGCCTCACTCTATGCTGCCCCCCAATGAGCAGCCCCTGATCCCCAGTGCCTCAGTGGACACCAAG CCTGACAGCCCGCTGAACTTCTGTTTTCCAATGGACTCTGACATCAGTGCTGCGCTGAAACTGGACCTGGTGGAAAGACTGTTTGCCATCGACACAGAACCCAAGACACCTTTCACCTCACAG GGCATGGAGGATCTGGACCTGGAGATGTTGGCTCCATACATCCCCATGGATGATGACTTCCAGCTGCGCACCCTGTCCCCAGAGGAGCCCCCATTGTGTGGCCCAGCCCAGCCCCCGGAGAGCTCTCCTCTGTGCTCTCCTCTGCACCTCACCCAGGATGTCCACAGCTACACGGATTCCCCCTTTAGTGCCCCAAGAAGCCGGACAGCTTCCCCAGCCCCGGAGCTGGCAGCTAGCCCTTGCCCTGCCTCCTTACTCACCATGAG GGCGCctcagatggacagagagatgtcCCTCAGGACACTGGCCACCCAGAACTCACAGCGCAAGAGAAAGTTGTCTCTGTCTCAGGCTGTCGGAATAGTAAAT GGGGCATTGTACCAGGACCCTCCTGGGCCAGGTAAACAGCTCAAGGTGTCTGAGCTGGGCAGCTCTGAGGCTCCCTCCAACAAGACCATACTGCTCCTACCTACAG ACCTGGCAAGCTGCCTGCTTGGCATCTCCTCGGAGGGCAGCGGCTCACCCTTCACCCTTCCACAGCTGACCCGGTATGACTGTGAGGTTAATGCCCCCGTGGTGGGTCGCCAGCACCTGCTGCAGGGCGAGGATCTGCTGTGTGCCCTGGACCAAGTCATCTGA
- the LOC115138573 gene encoding hypoxia-inducible factor 1-alpha isoform X3: MNTVVPEKKRVSSERRKEKSRDAARYRRGKESEVFYELAQELPLPHGVTSNLDKASIMRLAISYLHMRKLLSTEDKAVEKEQEESEMDSQLNGSYLKALEGFLMVLSKDGDMIYLSENVNKCLGLAQFDLTGLSVFEYTHPCDHEELREILVHRTGTSKKSKGPNTERSFFLRMKCTLTSRGRTVNVKSSTWKVLHCSGHVRVHEAPTEQSPIGHKEPPVSYLVLVCDPIPHPSNIEAPLDTKTFLSRHTLDMKFTYCDERITELMGYDPEDLINRSVYEYYHALDADYLTKTHHNLFVKGQVSTGQYRMLAKIGGFVWVETQATVIYNNKNSQPQCVVSVNFVLSGIEEEKMVLSLEQTEDMRSVKKELVEEEEDEGSEAEVSPVLLKEEKVDVIKLFTQAMEAQPLASLYDRLKEEPEALTLLAPAAGDTIISLDFGSPDSDILLKEVPLYNDVMLPSTSDKLALPHSMLPPNEQPLIPSASVDTKAGPDSFSTPGSHSSTEPDSPLNFCFPMDSDISAALKLDLVERLFAIDTEPKTPFTSQGMEDLDLEMLAPYIPMDDDFQLRTLSPEEPPLCGPAQPPESSPLCSPLHLTQDVHSYTDSPFSAPRSRTASPAPELAASPCPASLLTMRAPQMDREMSLRTLATQNSQRKRKLSLSQAVGIVNGALYQDPPGPGKQLKVSELGSSEAPSNKTILLLPTDLASCLLGISSEGSGSPFTLPQLTRYDCEVNAPVVGRQHLLQGEDLLCALDQVI, encoded by the exons AAGATAAGGCAgtagagaaggagcaggaggagagtgAGATGGACTCCCAGCTGAATGGCTCCTATCTGAAGGCTTTGGAGGGCTTCCTCATGGTGCTGTCTAAAGACGGGGACATGATTTATCTCTCTGAAAATGTCAACAAGTGCTTGGGTCTGGCACAG TTTGACCTGACAGGACTTAGTGTGTTTGAGTACACACACCCCTGTGACCACGAGGAGCTAAGGGAGATCCTGGTACACAGAACAG GGACCTCTAAAAAGTCCAAGGGACCAAACACAGAGCGCAGCTTCTTCCTGCGGATGAAATGTaccctcaccagcagggggcgcaCTGTCAATGTCAAATCATCCACTTGGAAGGTTCTCCACTGCTCAGGCCATGTGCGAGTCCATGAAGCCCCAACTGAGCAGAGCCCCATTGGGCACAAGGAGCCGCCCGTCTCCTACCTGGTGCTAGTCTGTGACCCCATCCCCCACCCCTCCAACATCGAGGCGCCATTGGACACCAAGACCTTCCTCAGCCGCCACACACTGGACATGAAGTTCACCTATTGTGACGAGAG gatcactgAGCTGATGGGCTATGATCCAGAGGACCTGATAAATCGCTCTGTGTATGAGTACTACCATGCCTTGGACGCAGACTACCTCACTAAGACCCATCACAACT TGTTTGTTAAGGGCCAGGTGAGCACAGGCCAGTACCGCATGCTGGCTAAGATAGGTGGCTTTGTGTGGGTGGAGACTCAGGCCACTGTTATCTACAACAACAAGAACTCCCAGCcccagtgtgttgtctctgtcaacTTTGTGCTCAG TGGCATtgaggaggagaagatggtgcTGTCTCTAGAGCAGACTGAGGACATGAGGTCTGTAAAGAAGGAgctggtggaggaggaagaggacgaggGCTCAGAGGCAGAGGTGTCCCCTGTGCTCCtgaaggaggagaaggtggatgTGATTAAGCTGTTCACCCAGGCAATGGAGGCCCAGCCGCTGGCGAGCCTGTATGACAGATTGAAGGAGGAACCAGAGGCCCTCACCCTTCTGGCCCCGGCCGCAGGGGACACCATCATCTCCCTGGACTTCGGCAGCCCCG ACTCTGACATCCTGCTGAAGGAGGTGCCTCTCTACAACGATGTGATGCTGCCCTCCACCAGTGACAAGCTGGCCCTGCCTCACTCTATGCTGCCCCCCAATGAGCAGCCCCTGATCCCCAGTGCCTCAGTGGACACCAAGGCAGGTCCAGACTCCTTCAGCACCCCAGGCAGCCACAGCTCAACTGAG CCTGACAGCCCGCTGAACTTCTGTTTTCCAATGGACTCTGACATCAGTGCTGCGCTGAAACTGGACCTGGTGGAAAGACTGTTTGCCATCGACACAGAACCCAAGACACCTTTCACCTCACAG GGCATGGAGGATCTGGACCTGGAGATGTTGGCTCCATACATCCCCATGGATGATGACTTCCAGCTGCGCACCCTGTCCCCAGAGGAGCCCCCATTGTGTGGCCCAGCCCAGCCCCCGGAGAGCTCTCCTCTGTGCTCTCCTCTGCACCTCACCCAGGATGTCCACAGCTACACGGATTCCCCCTTTAGTGCCCCAAGAAGCCGGACAGCTTCCCCAGCCCCGGAGCTGGCAGCTAGCCCTTGCCCTGCCTCCTTACTCACCATGAG GGCGCctcagatggacagagagatgtcCCTCAGGACACTGGCCACCCAGAACTCACAGCGCAAGAGAAAGTTGTCTCTGTCTCAGGCTGTCGGAATAGTAAAT GGGGCATTGTACCAGGACCCTCCTGGGCCAGGTAAACAGCTCAAGGTGTCTGAGCTGGGCAGCTCTGAGGCTCCCTCCAACAAGACCATACTGCTCCTACCTACAG ACCTGGCAAGCTGCCTGCTTGGCATCTCCTCGGAGGGCAGCGGCTCACCCTTCACCCTTCCACAGCTGACCCGGTATGACTGTGAGGTTAATGCCCCCGTGGTGGGTCGCCAGCACCTGCTGCAGGGCGAGGATCTGCTGTGTGCCCTGGACCAAGTCATCTGA
- the LOC115138573 gene encoding hypoxia-inducible factor 1-alpha isoform X1 — protein sequence MNTVVPEKKSRVSSERRKEKSRDAARYRRGKESEVFYELAQELPLPHGVTSNLDKASIMRLAISYLHMRKLLSTEDKAVEKEQEESEMDSQLNGSYLKALEGFLMVLSKDGDMIYLSENVNKCLGLAQFDLTGLSVFEYTHPCDHEELREILVHRTGTSKKSKGPNTERSFFLRMKCTLTSRGRTVNVKSSTWKVLHCSGHVRVHEAPTEQSPIGHKEPPVSYLVLVCDPIPHPSNIEAPLDTKTFLSRHTLDMKFTYCDERITELMGYDPEDLINRSVYEYYHALDADYLTKTHHNLFVKGQVSTGQYRMLAKIGGFVWVETQATVIYNNKNSQPQCVVSVNFVLSGIEEEKMVLSLEQTEDMRSVKKELVEEEEDEGSEAEVSPVLLKEEKVDVIKLFTQAMEAQPLASLYDRLKEEPEALTLLAPAAGDTIISLDFGSPDSDILLKEVPLYNDVMLPSTSDKLALPHSMLPPNEQPLIPSASVDTKAGPDSFSTPGSHSSTEPDSPLNFCFPMDSDISAALKLDLVERLFAIDTEPKTPFTSQGMEDLDLEMLAPYIPMDDDFQLRTLSPEEPPLCGPAQPPESSPLCSPLHLTQDVHSYTDSPFSAPRSRTASPAPELAASPCPASLLTMRAPQMDREMSLRTLATQNSQRKRKLSLSQAVGIVNGALYQDPPGPGKQLKVSELGSSEAPSNKTILLLPTDLASCLLGISSEGSGSPFTLPQLTRYDCEVNAPVVGRQHLLQGEDLLCALDQVI from the exons AAGATAAGGCAgtagagaaggagcaggaggagagtgAGATGGACTCCCAGCTGAATGGCTCCTATCTGAAGGCTTTGGAGGGCTTCCTCATGGTGCTGTCTAAAGACGGGGACATGATTTATCTCTCTGAAAATGTCAACAAGTGCTTGGGTCTGGCACAG TTTGACCTGACAGGACTTAGTGTGTTTGAGTACACACACCCCTGTGACCACGAGGAGCTAAGGGAGATCCTGGTACACAGAACAG GGACCTCTAAAAAGTCCAAGGGACCAAACACAGAGCGCAGCTTCTTCCTGCGGATGAAATGTaccctcaccagcagggggcgcaCTGTCAATGTCAAATCATCCACTTGGAAGGTTCTCCACTGCTCAGGCCATGTGCGAGTCCATGAAGCCCCAACTGAGCAGAGCCCCATTGGGCACAAGGAGCCGCCCGTCTCCTACCTGGTGCTAGTCTGTGACCCCATCCCCCACCCCTCCAACATCGAGGCGCCATTGGACACCAAGACCTTCCTCAGCCGCCACACACTGGACATGAAGTTCACCTATTGTGACGAGAG gatcactgAGCTGATGGGCTATGATCCAGAGGACCTGATAAATCGCTCTGTGTATGAGTACTACCATGCCTTGGACGCAGACTACCTCACTAAGACCCATCACAACT TGTTTGTTAAGGGCCAGGTGAGCACAGGCCAGTACCGCATGCTGGCTAAGATAGGTGGCTTTGTGTGGGTGGAGACTCAGGCCACTGTTATCTACAACAACAAGAACTCCCAGCcccagtgtgttgtctctgtcaacTTTGTGCTCAG TGGCATtgaggaggagaagatggtgcTGTCTCTAGAGCAGACTGAGGACATGAGGTCTGTAAAGAAGGAgctggtggaggaggaagaggacgaggGCTCAGAGGCAGAGGTGTCCCCTGTGCTCCtgaaggaggagaaggtggatgTGATTAAGCTGTTCACCCAGGCAATGGAGGCCCAGCCGCTGGCGAGCCTGTATGACAGATTGAAGGAGGAACCAGAGGCCCTCACCCTTCTGGCCCCGGCCGCAGGGGACACCATCATCTCCCTGGACTTCGGCAGCCCCG ACTCTGACATCCTGCTGAAGGAGGTGCCTCTCTACAACGATGTGATGCTGCCCTCCACCAGTGACAAGCTGGCCCTGCCTCACTCTATGCTGCCCCCCAATGAGCAGCCCCTGATCCCCAGTGCCTCAGTGGACACCAAGGCAGGTCCAGACTCCTTCAGCACCCCAGGCAGCCACAGCTCAACTGAG CCTGACAGCCCGCTGAACTTCTGTTTTCCAATGGACTCTGACATCAGTGCTGCGCTGAAACTGGACCTGGTGGAAAGACTGTTTGCCATCGACACAGAACCCAAGACACCTTTCACCTCACAG GGCATGGAGGATCTGGACCTGGAGATGTTGGCTCCATACATCCCCATGGATGATGACTTCCAGCTGCGCACCCTGTCCCCAGAGGAGCCCCCATTGTGTGGCCCAGCCCAGCCCCCGGAGAGCTCTCCTCTGTGCTCTCCTCTGCACCTCACCCAGGATGTCCACAGCTACACGGATTCCCCCTTTAGTGCCCCAAGAAGCCGGACAGCTTCCCCAGCCCCGGAGCTGGCAGCTAGCCCTTGCCCTGCCTCCTTACTCACCATGAG GGCGCctcagatggacagagagatgtcCCTCAGGACACTGGCCACCCAGAACTCACAGCGCAAGAGAAAGTTGTCTCTGTCTCAGGCTGTCGGAATAGTAAAT GGGGCATTGTACCAGGACCCTCCTGGGCCAGGTAAACAGCTCAAGGTGTCTGAGCTGGGCAGCTCTGAGGCTCCCTCCAACAAGACCATACTGCTCCTACCTACAG ACCTGGCAAGCTGCCTGCTTGGCATCTCCTCGGAGGGCAGCGGCTCACCCTTCACCCTTCCACAGCTGACCCGGTATGACTGTGAGGTTAATGCCCCCGTGGTGGGTCGCCAGCACCTGCTGCAGGGCGAGGATCTGCTGTGTGCCCTGGACCAAGTCATCTGA
- the LOC115138573 gene encoding hypoxia-inducible factor 1-alpha isoform X4, with protein sequence MNTVVPEKKRVSSERRKEKSRDAARYRRGKESEVFYELAQELPLPHGVTSNLDKASIMRLAISYLHMRKLLSTDKAVEKEQEESEMDSQLNGSYLKALEGFLMVLSKDGDMIYLSENVNKCLGLAQFDLTGLSVFEYTHPCDHEELREILVHRTGTSKKSKGPNTERSFFLRMKCTLTSRGRTVNVKSSTWKVLHCSGHVRVHEAPTEQSPIGHKEPPVSYLVLVCDPIPHPSNIEAPLDTKTFLSRHTLDMKFTYCDERITELMGYDPEDLINRSVYEYYHALDADYLTKTHHNLFVKGQVSTGQYRMLAKIGGFVWVETQATVIYNNKNSQPQCVVSVNFVLSGIEEEKMVLSLEQTEDMRSVKKELVEEEEDEGSEAEVSPVLLKEEKVDVIKLFTQAMEAQPLASLYDRLKEEPEALTLLAPAAGDTIISLDFGSPDSDILLKEVPLYNDVMLPSTSDKLALPHSMLPPNEQPLIPSASVDTKAGPDSFSTPGSHSSTEPDSPLNFCFPMDSDISAALKLDLVERLFAIDTEPKTPFTSQGMEDLDLEMLAPYIPMDDDFQLRTLSPEEPPLCGPAQPPESSPLCSPLHLTQDVHSYTDSPFSAPRSRTASPAPELAASPCPASLLTMRAPQMDREMSLRTLATQNSQRKRKLSLSQAVGIVNGALYQDPPGPGKQLKVSELGSSEAPSNKTILLLPTDLASCLLGISSEGSGSPFTLPQLTRYDCEVNAPVVGRQHLLQGEDLLCALDQVI encoded by the exons ATAAGGCAgtagagaaggagcaggaggagagtgAGATGGACTCCCAGCTGAATGGCTCCTATCTGAAGGCTTTGGAGGGCTTCCTCATGGTGCTGTCTAAAGACGGGGACATGATTTATCTCTCTGAAAATGTCAACAAGTGCTTGGGTCTGGCACAG TTTGACCTGACAGGACTTAGTGTGTTTGAGTACACACACCCCTGTGACCACGAGGAGCTAAGGGAGATCCTGGTACACAGAACAG GGACCTCTAAAAAGTCCAAGGGACCAAACACAGAGCGCAGCTTCTTCCTGCGGATGAAATGTaccctcaccagcagggggcgcaCTGTCAATGTCAAATCATCCACTTGGAAGGTTCTCCACTGCTCAGGCCATGTGCGAGTCCATGAAGCCCCAACTGAGCAGAGCCCCATTGGGCACAAGGAGCCGCCCGTCTCCTACCTGGTGCTAGTCTGTGACCCCATCCCCCACCCCTCCAACATCGAGGCGCCATTGGACACCAAGACCTTCCTCAGCCGCCACACACTGGACATGAAGTTCACCTATTGTGACGAGAG gatcactgAGCTGATGGGCTATGATCCAGAGGACCTGATAAATCGCTCTGTGTATGAGTACTACCATGCCTTGGACGCAGACTACCTCACTAAGACCCATCACAACT TGTTTGTTAAGGGCCAGGTGAGCACAGGCCAGTACCGCATGCTGGCTAAGATAGGTGGCTTTGTGTGGGTGGAGACTCAGGCCACTGTTATCTACAACAACAAGAACTCCCAGCcccagtgtgttgtctctgtcaacTTTGTGCTCAG TGGCATtgaggaggagaagatggtgcTGTCTCTAGAGCAGACTGAGGACATGAGGTCTGTAAAGAAGGAgctggtggaggaggaagaggacgaggGCTCAGAGGCAGAGGTGTCCCCTGTGCTCCtgaaggaggagaaggtggatgTGATTAAGCTGTTCACCCAGGCAATGGAGGCCCAGCCGCTGGCGAGCCTGTATGACAGATTGAAGGAGGAACCAGAGGCCCTCACCCTTCTGGCCCCGGCCGCAGGGGACACCATCATCTCCCTGGACTTCGGCAGCCCCG ACTCTGACATCCTGCTGAAGGAGGTGCCTCTCTACAACGATGTGATGCTGCCCTCCACCAGTGACAAGCTGGCCCTGCCTCACTCTATGCTGCCCCCCAATGAGCAGCCCCTGATCCCCAGTGCCTCAGTGGACACCAAGGCAGGTCCAGACTCCTTCAGCACCCCAGGCAGCCACAGCTCAACTGAG CCTGACAGCCCGCTGAACTTCTGTTTTCCAATGGACTCTGACATCAGTGCTGCGCTGAAACTGGACCTGGTGGAAAGACTGTTTGCCATCGACACAGAACCCAAGACACCTTTCACCTCACAG GGCATGGAGGATCTGGACCTGGAGATGTTGGCTCCATACATCCCCATGGATGATGACTTCCAGCTGCGCACCCTGTCCCCAGAGGAGCCCCCATTGTGTGGCCCAGCCCAGCCCCCGGAGAGCTCTCCTCTGTGCTCTCCTCTGCACCTCACCCAGGATGTCCACAGCTACACGGATTCCCCCTTTAGTGCCCCAAGAAGCCGGACAGCTTCCCCAGCCCCGGAGCTGGCAGCTAGCCCTTGCCCTGCCTCCTTACTCACCATGAG GGCGCctcagatggacagagagatgtcCCTCAGGACACTGGCCACCCAGAACTCACAGCGCAAGAGAAAGTTGTCTCTGTCTCAGGCTGTCGGAATAGTAAAT GGGGCATTGTACCAGGACCCTCCTGGGCCAGGTAAACAGCTCAAGGTGTCTGAGCTGGGCAGCTCTGAGGCTCCCTCCAACAAGACCATACTGCTCCTACCTACAG ACCTGGCAAGCTGCCTGCTTGGCATCTCCTCGGAGGGCAGCGGCTCACCCTTCACCCTTCCACAGCTGACCCGGTATGACTGTGAGGTTAATGCCCCCGTGGTGGGTCGCCAGCACCTGCTGCAGGGCGAGGATCTGCTGTGTGCCCTGGACCAAGTCATCTGA